In Antricoccus suffuscus, the following are encoded in one genomic region:
- a CDS encoding aspartate aminotransferase family protein has protein sequence MGEHSKLHERHKAVMPAWLGLYYNDPIEIASGQGCRVTDAEGNEYIDFFAGILTNMLGYSIPEVNAAMKEQIDAGVLHSSTLYLIRQQIELAERIAKLSEIPDAKVFFVNSGSEANEAALLMATQKRASNQILALRNSYHGRSFGTMGVTGNRGWSASSLTPVNTRYVHSGYRLRSPFKDYSDEAFIAACVDDLRDVIATQTAGDVAAMIAEPIQGVGGFATPPDGFFKAFKEVLDESGILFISDEVQTGWGRTGEHFWGIQAHDIVPDAMTFAKGLGNGVAIGGVVGKPEFMDSISALSISTFGGNPLATAAARATLDYVTDHDLQSHAHKIGSYLFDGVRRIADEVPGIIDVRGRGLMLGIELGDPGDLRPDTELAGQILEATRERGLLVGKGGLYGNVIRMAPPLTLSEDEAKDGLAILADAVTAVSARKS, from the coding sequence ATGGGCGAGCACAGCAAACTACACGAACGGCATAAGGCGGTCATGCCTGCGTGGCTGGGTCTCTACTACAACGATCCGATCGAGATCGCCAGCGGTCAGGGCTGCAGAGTCACTGACGCAGAGGGCAACGAATACATCGACTTCTTTGCCGGCATCCTCACCAACATGCTTGGTTATTCGATCCCTGAGGTCAATGCGGCGATGAAGGAACAGATCGACGCTGGAGTACTGCACTCGTCGACGCTCTACCTCATCCGCCAGCAGATCGAGTTGGCCGAACGCATCGCAAAGCTGTCCGAGATCCCAGATGCCAAGGTATTTTTTGTAAATTCCGGCAGCGAGGCCAATGAGGCTGCGTTGCTGATGGCCACCCAAAAACGCGCTAGCAACCAGATCCTGGCCCTCCGCAACAGCTATCACGGGCGTTCCTTCGGCACGATGGGCGTGACCGGCAACCGCGGGTGGTCGGCGTCCTCGCTGACGCCGGTTAATACCCGTTACGTGCATAGCGGCTATCGGCTTCGTAGCCCATTTAAGGACTATTCCGACGAGGCATTCATTGCCGCTTGCGTCGACGATCTCCGCGACGTGATTGCGACCCAGACTGCGGGCGACGTGGCCGCAATGATCGCCGAGCCGATCCAGGGGGTCGGTGGATTCGCTACTCCGCCCGACGGATTCTTCAAGGCATTCAAAGAGGTGCTCGACGAGAGCGGCATCCTGTTCATCTCGGACGAGGTCCAGACCGGCTGGGGCCGCACTGGAGAGCATTTCTGGGGAATCCAGGCGCACGACATTGTGCCGGACGCGATGACCTTCGCCAAGGGCCTTGGCAACGGCGTCGCAATCGGCGGCGTGGTTGGAAAGCCGGAGTTCATGGATTCGATCAGCGCGCTGTCGATCTCGACGTTCGGCGGCAACCCGCTCGCCACGGCTGCGGCCCGCGCGACACTCGATTACGTCACCGACCACGACCTGCAGTCGCACGCTCACAAGATCGGCTCGTACCTGTTCGATGGCGTACGCCGGATTGCCGACGAGGTGCCCGGCATCATCGACGTACGCGGTCGCGGGCTGATGCTCGGAATCGAGCTGGGGGATCCCGGCGATCTCAGGCCAGACACCGAACTTGCCGGTCAGATCCTTGAGGCAACACGGGAGCGTGGCCTGCTGGTCGGTAAGGGCGGCCTTTACGGCAACGTCATCCGGATGGCCCCGCCGCTGACGCTGTCGGAGGACGAGGCCAAAGACGGACTCGCAATCCTTGCCGACGCGGTAACGGCGGTTTCGGCCCGAAAAAGCTGA
- a CDS encoding chloride channel protein: MSKQSRITKPTDDALPRRTAHLGDFTLTPRVLVITAYAVIVGAISALTAWALLSLIGLITNLVFYQRVDSKLVAPGLEHHSAWLILLAPVAGGLIVGLMARFGSEKIRGHGMPEAIEAILTGGSRVAPRIAVLKPISAAVSIGTGGPFGAEGPIIMTGGAVGSMLAQLTKMTADERKTLLVAGAAGGMAATFNSPLAAILLAVELLLFEWRPRSFIPVVASVCVAVLVRAPILGSGPIFPVNPGDFHLNAGVDALCVIAGLTGGLLAVGATYLVYLAEDGFKRLPVHWMWWPAIGGLIIGIGGLIEPRALGVGYDVIDQLLTGKAGLSLIFGILIVKTIIWSLSLGSGTSGGVLAPVFMIGGSLGALQGQVLPHVFPGFWAMMGLAAVVGGVMRSPLTGVIFTLELTHVWGVILPLVIAATTAYAVSCLILKRSVLTEKIARHGLHLTREYSTDPLETFFVNEVMDIDPLTLTPDDTVAEVAARLTVDPHAHTQRLIPVMGKDGQLASVVTIGRVMTALHRGDSGPLISDLMSTDVTTVFDNDTLRHVANVFAEHGVTRAPVVDRMAPDRLLGVISLDDLLHARKHDLGEEHVRERHLLVRRPTVEDD, encoded by the coding sequence ATGAGCAAACAATCGCGGATCACGAAACCGACCGACGATGCGCTTCCCCGGCGTACCGCCCACTTAGGCGACTTCACCTTGACTCCGCGTGTGCTCGTCATCACCGCATATGCGGTGATCGTCGGGGCAATAAGCGCGCTGACTGCATGGGCCCTGTTGTCGCTGATCGGCTTGATCACGAATCTGGTCTTCTATCAGCGGGTCGACTCCAAATTAGTCGCGCCGGGCCTTGAGCACCACAGTGCCTGGCTAATCCTGCTCGCGCCCGTCGCGGGCGGGCTGATCGTCGGCCTGATGGCCCGATTCGGGTCCGAGAAAATCCGTGGCCACGGAATGCCCGAAGCAATCGAGGCGATCCTGACCGGCGGAAGCCGCGTCGCTCCTCGGATCGCCGTGCTCAAGCCGATCTCGGCGGCGGTCAGCATCGGCACCGGTGGACCATTCGGCGCCGAGGGGCCAATCATCATGACCGGCGGCGCGGTTGGCTCGATGCTCGCGCAGTTGACGAAAATGACGGCCGACGAGCGTAAGACGCTGCTCGTCGCGGGGGCGGCCGGAGGCATGGCGGCGACGTTCAACTCTCCTCTCGCCGCGATTCTGCTAGCCGTCGAACTACTGCTGTTCGAGTGGCGGCCGCGCAGTTTCATCCCCGTTGTCGCGTCGGTCTGCGTTGCGGTGCTCGTGCGTGCCCCGATCCTGGGCAGCGGTCCGATCTTTCCCGTGAATCCCGGCGATTTCCACCTGAACGCGGGCGTCGACGCCTTGTGTGTCATCGCCGGGCTCACCGGCGGCTTGCTGGCAGTCGGCGCGACCTACCTCGTTTACCTCGCCGAGGACGGGTTCAAGCGACTGCCGGTGCACTGGATGTGGTGGCCGGCAATTGGTGGTCTGATCATCGGCATCGGGGGTCTGATCGAGCCTCGGGCGCTCGGGGTCGGCTACGACGTCATCGACCAGCTCCTCACTGGAAAGGCGGGCCTGTCACTGATCTTCGGCATCCTGATCGTGAAGACCATCATCTGGTCGCTGTCGCTCGGCTCTGGGACGTCTGGCGGCGTACTGGCCCCGGTGTTCATGATCGGCGGCTCGCTCGGCGCGCTGCAAGGGCAGGTGCTGCCGCACGTCTTCCCCGGATTCTGGGCGATGATGGGGCTGGCCGCGGTCGTCGGTGGGGTAATGCGCTCGCCGTTGACCGGAGTGATCTTCACTCTTGAGCTCACGCATGTCTGGGGTGTCATCTTGCCCTTGGTGATCGCGGCGACTACGGCGTACGCCGTCTCCTGCCTCATCCTTAAGCGCTCGGTGCTCACCGAGAAGATCGCCCGCCACGGACTCCATCTGACCCGGGAGTACTCGACGGATCCGCTGGAGACGTTCTTCGTCAACGAGGTTATGGACATCGACCCGCTGACACTGACACCCGACGACACGGTCGCCGAAGTTGCCGCACGGCTGACGGTCGATCCGCATGCGCACACTCAGCGACTGATACCGGTCATGGGCAAGGATGGTCAGCTGGCCTCTGTCGTCACGATAGGCCGGGTCATGACGGCCCTACATCGAGGAGACTCGGGGCCGCTCATATCGGACCTGATGAGCACGGACGTGACCACCGTGTTCGACAACGACACCCTCCGGCACGTCGCCAATGTCTTCGCCGAACACGGCGTCACCCGGGCGCCGGTCGTCGATCGTATGGCGCCGGATCGGCTGCTCGGCGTCATCTCACTAGATGACTTGCTGCATGCACGTAAGCACGACCTGGGTGAGGAACACGTCCGCGAGCGACATTTATTGGTACGCCGACCGACGGTCGAGGACGACTAG
- a CDS encoding RNA polymerase-binding protein RbpA produces the protein MAERTLRGSRLGSISYETDRNFEPVARVMARYECPNGHITTVPFADDAETPLTWECRYDGVNARLIGGGEPEAKKVKPPRTHWDMLMERRTIADLEEVLAERLEVLAARRGGKSSK, from the coding sequence ATGGCCGAGCGCACATTGCGCGGTAGCCGTCTTGGCAGCATCAGCTACGAGACCGACCGCAACTTCGAACCAGTCGCACGGGTCATGGCACGTTACGAATGCCCCAACGGTCACATCACGACCGTGCCATTCGCCGACGACGCCGAAACCCCGCTTACGTGGGAGTGCCGCTACGACGGCGTCAACGCCCGGTTGATCGGCGGCGGCGAGCCTGAGGCCAAGAAGGTCAAGCCTCCGCGCACGCACTGGGACATGCTGATGGAGCGCCGTACGATTGCCGACCTCGAAGAGGTACTAGCTGAGCGGCTCGAAGTCCTCGCAGCCCGTCGCGGCGGCAAAAGCAGCAAGTAG
- a CDS encoding tellurite resistance/C4-dicarboxylate transporter family protein → MIERVSTRVDRAVTSLAPGYFAITMASGIISVGSHLEGYEAISLCLMWFAIASFVVVLALTATRFVRHRPEFLADFTDARRGFGYFTFIAAANVLAVRVGMHGERTLMIVLFTIAAITGLGLSYALPWSAVLGQTMRPVLASANGSWFVWVVASQSVATVAAVIERDAGSGRDALSLVAMLSWSVGLFLYGAAGILVALRMLLYDLRPADLTESYWVAMGACAITVLASTRILIMTDAPVVRAAAGLIAGVAVVFWAFATWLVPVLIAETWWRYWHHRVPWRYDEALWSMVFPLGMYAVAAIDLGRVERLPVIENIGSVESWVALAVFVYVFGAMCVHVTNTVFRGHTVNPGAD, encoded by the coding sequence GTGATCGAACGCGTATCCACTCGCGTTGATCGGGCGGTGACCTCCCTCGCGCCAGGCTACTTCGCGATCACGATGGCGAGCGGGATTATCTCGGTTGGTAGCCACCTCGAAGGCTACGAGGCGATCTCGCTTTGCCTGATGTGGTTTGCGATCGCGTCATTTGTCGTCGTCCTGGCCCTCACCGCAACGCGTTTCGTTCGCCACCGGCCTGAGTTCTTGGCCGATTTCACCGACGCCCGTCGGGGTTTCGGCTATTTCACGTTCATCGCGGCAGCAAACGTACTCGCCGTGCGGGTGGGCATGCACGGCGAGCGCACGCTGATGATCGTGCTGTTCACGATCGCGGCGATAACCGGGCTGGGGCTGTCCTACGCGCTGCCGTGGAGCGCCGTACTGGGGCAGACGATGCGCCCCGTGCTTGCCTCGGCCAATGGCAGCTGGTTTGTCTGGGTCGTCGCCAGCCAATCCGTTGCTACCGTCGCGGCAGTCATCGAACGCGACGCCGGTTCCGGTCGTGACGCACTGTCTTTGGTGGCGATGCTCAGTTGGTCGGTTGGGCTATTCCTGTACGGCGCCGCGGGAATCCTTGTGGCACTGCGGATGTTGCTGTACGACCTGCGCCCGGCCGACCTGACCGAGTCATACTGGGTTGCGATGGGTGCCTGCGCCATTACGGTGTTGGCCAGCACCCGGATCCTCATCATGACCGACGCTCCCGTCGTACGGGCCGCCGCCGGACTGATTGCAGGCGTGGCAGTCGTGTTCTGGGCATTTGCGACCTGGTTGGTGCCGGTCCTCATCGCCGAGACGTGGTGGCGCTACTGGCATCACCGGGTGCCGTGGCGGTACGACGAGGCGTTGTGGAGCATGGTCTTCCCGCTCGGGATGTACGCCGTGGCAGCGATCGACCTTGGCCGCGTCGAACGACTGCCCGTCATCGAAAATATCGGATCCGTCGAGTCATGGGTAGCGCTTGCGGTGTTCGTCTATGTCTTCGGCGCGATGTGCGTGCACGTGACCAACACCGTGTTTCGCGGCCACACCGTCAATCCCGGCGCCGACTAG
- a CDS encoding sugar transferase yields MQRFLRAATPSEDGDLQANHEHSPDLGGAVRVLVRGDEYDDINDVAGSTVDDVTPRLTDAPLGVPTPQPTRETASPPSVASILASIGARRVKTRSTRVRVVAIIGVDLLAQILAIAAVIGIQFGAVTTASIASMSLLAAALPVGWVVILALTGGYKAGLLSSRHGELRHVFRSALYAAAIGCIAFNSFASGVSQLTVFATVGIALLLMILGRLQIRRIVARAWRADAATTGVVLVGSLASVLDSATRMSESPDSGLRVVGLCVSTPEFEDRESMRPMALPDSYPIASDADLLHIVTEHNAGMVIVTSPGTLGANRIREIAWMLESTDAELMLSTGLGQVADHRMRLQRIGGGSFVSVDQPRYTGVRRVALDIGERAIAALGLIVLSPIIGAIALAVRLDSKGKAFFVQTRVGRGGKTFRMFKFRSMVTDAEVLRDAVVAAENEPDRGPMFKSRNDPRVTRIGRLLRKSSLDELPQLLNVVSGSMALVGPRPALPDEVAQYKGPEIRRLLVKPGITGLWQVSGRSNLSWEQTVNLDLEYVENWSPVMDLSIMSRTLGAVTRSAGAY; encoded by the coding sequence ATGCAACGCTTTTTGCGTGCAGCCACGCCTTCTGAAGATGGGGATCTTCAGGCCAACCACGAACACTCGCCTGATCTGGGCGGCGCTGTTCGGGTTCTCGTGCGTGGCGACGAGTACGACGATATTAATGACGTGGCGGGCTCAACCGTCGATGACGTCACGCCGCGGTTGACTGATGCGCCTTTGGGCGTGCCGACGCCGCAGCCAACGCGCGAGACGGCATCACCGCCTTCGGTCGCGTCGATTCTTGCGTCTATTGGGGCGCGCCGAGTCAAGACGAGATCGACAAGGGTGCGCGTTGTCGCGATCATCGGTGTAGATCTTCTGGCACAGATCCTCGCGATCGCTGCTGTCATTGGGATCCAGTTCGGCGCCGTGACGACCGCGAGCATCGCGTCGATGTCGCTGCTGGCCGCCGCGCTGCCGGTTGGCTGGGTGGTCATACTTGCGCTCACCGGCGGTTATAAGGCCGGATTGCTGAGTAGTCGCCACGGCGAACTGCGCCATGTTTTCCGAAGTGCGCTCTATGCAGCCGCCATCGGATGCATCGCGTTCAACTCGTTCGCATCGGGAGTCTCCCAGCTGACCGTCTTCGCGACCGTCGGAATCGCGTTGCTACTAATGATCCTGGGCCGACTTCAGATCCGCCGCATCGTTGCTCGTGCTTGGCGCGCCGATGCAGCAACCACAGGAGTGGTATTGGTCGGTTCCCTCGCGTCTGTACTCGATTCCGCCACGCGAATGAGCGAGTCGCCCGACAGTGGACTGCGCGTCGTTGGGCTATGCGTGTCGACTCCTGAGTTCGAAGACCGGGAGTCCATGCGTCCGATGGCGCTGCCAGATTCTTATCCGATCGCATCCGACGCCGACCTCCTACACATCGTCACCGAGCACAACGCCGGGATGGTCATCGTGACCTCGCCGGGGACGCTAGGTGCGAACCGGATTCGTGAAATTGCGTGGATGCTCGAGTCCACCGACGCGGAACTGATGCTGTCGACTGGGCTCGGACAGGTCGCCGACCACCGGATGCGGCTGCAGCGGATTGGCGGCGGCTCTTTTGTGTCGGTTGACCAGCCTCGCTACACCGGCGTACGTCGGGTTGCCCTCGACATCGGGGAGCGCGCGATCGCCGCGCTCGGACTGATAGTTCTATCGCCGATCATCGGGGCTATCGCGCTCGCCGTTCGGCTTGACAGCAAGGGAAAGGCGTTCTTCGTCCAGACTCGCGTCGGACGTGGCGGTAAGACCTTCCGGATGTTCAAGTTCCGGTCGATGGTCACGGACGCCGAGGTACTTCGGGACGCGGTCGTCGCCGCCGAGAATGAACCCGACCGCGGCCCGATGTTCAAGAGCCGCAACGATCCACGCGTTACGAGGATCGGCCGGCTGCTGCGCAAGTCGTCACTCGACGAGCTACCGCAGCTGCTCAACGTGGTGTCGGGCTCGATGGCGCTGGTCGGCCCTCGTCCGGCACTGCCCGACGAGGTTGCGCAGTACAAAGGCCCCGAGATCCGTCGTCTGCTCGTCAAACCTGGAATCACCGGACTGTGGCAAGTCAGCGGACGTAGCAACCTGAGTTGGGAACAGACGGTCAACCTCGACTTGGAGTACGTCGAGAACTGGTCGCCGGTAATGGATCTCTCGATCATGTCGCGCACGCTCGGTGCGGTCACCCGGTCGGCCGGCGCCTACTAA
- a CDS encoding glycerophosphodiester phosphodiesterase family protein: MGYLNGPLPIAFAHRGGATHMHENSMAAFQYCVDLGYRYLETDVQLTADGVVVAFHDLSLNRLTGLAGRIADTRWDELAEIKNDTVPAISRLDDILDTWPQINLNIDAKTADVVEPLADLVVRRSAQSRVCLTSFSDARIARLRTLVGPDAITGVGRAGVGLLRAASYAGRRGTMLQTPGHCVQVPVTVRGKTLVDARFVTLVHELGKQVHVWTIDDPDEMSRLIDMQVDGIMTDRPEVLKQVLQKRGFWTTDDAD; this comes from the coding sequence GTGGGTTACCTGAACGGACCGCTACCAATTGCGTTCGCGCACCGGGGCGGCGCGACGCACATGCACGAAAACTCGATGGCCGCGTTTCAGTATTGCGTCGATCTTGGCTACCGCTACTTGGAAACCGATGTGCAACTGACTGCCGACGGAGTCGTGGTCGCCTTCCACGACTTGTCGCTGAACCGGCTCACCGGATTGGCCGGTCGCATCGCCGACACGAGGTGGGACGAACTGGCCGAGATTAAGAACGACACGGTGCCCGCGATTTCGCGGCTGGACGACATTTTGGATACATGGCCGCAGATCAACCTCAACATCGACGCCAAAACGGCCGACGTCGTTGAGCCGCTTGCGGATCTGGTCGTACGCCGATCCGCACAGTCGAGAGTCTGCCTGACGTCGTTCAGCGACGCACGGATCGCTCGCCTGCGAACCCTAGTGGGGCCGGACGCCATTACCGGCGTCGGGCGTGCAGGCGTCGGTCTACTGCGTGCCGCGTCGTACGCCGGACGCCGCGGCACCATGCTTCAGACGCCCGGACACTGCGTGCAGGTGCCAGTCACGGTGCGGGGTAAGACGCTAGTCGACGCGCGATTCGTGACTCTCGTACATGAGTTGGGCAAGCAAGTGCACGTGTGGACAATCGACGATCCGGACGAGATGTCCCGGTTGATCGACATGCAGGTCGACGGCATCATGACTGACAGGCCCGAGGTGCTCAAACAGGTCCTGCAGAAGCGCGGCTTCTGGACGACCGACGACGCCGACTAA
- a CDS encoding lysophospholipid acyltransferase family protein, with amino-acid sequence MATQDDDWFGRQQVTAVREPWWFWQFATRYGYGLISLFGRIEITGSIDERLMRGPILLAPNHIGNFDAMVLTVACRRLGLSPRFLVTAGIMTAPVVGRLLEKSGSLRVNRGQSDAHNSTALVDLAIAHGAHLIIYPEGRVSLDPGLWPERGKTGLARIALAHRIPVIPVSQWGAHEVVKYEDNKAMLRSGLSSVWRQPKLRVHFGQPVSLDDLRADRRGDAVKARDRIAAAITRNLRPLRATELRAPRYVDETRPLSERRVAAFPGGVVPDDIP; translated from the coding sequence ATGGCAACGCAGGACGACGACTGGTTCGGTCGGCAACAGGTGACCGCAGTCCGGGAACCGTGGTGGTTCTGGCAATTCGCGACCAGATACGGATACGGACTGATCAGCCTGTTCGGCCGGATCGAGATCACCGGATCGATCGACGAACGCCTGATGCGCGGCCCGATCCTCCTTGCGCCCAATCACATAGGCAATTTCGACGCGATGGTCCTCACGGTGGCGTGCCGGCGTTTAGGCCTGTCCCCCAGGTTTCTGGTGACGGCAGGCATCATGACGGCCCCCGTCGTCGGCCGGTTGTTAGAGAAATCCGGCAGTCTGCGAGTAAATCGCGGTCAGTCCGACGCGCACAACTCGACCGCTCTCGTCGACCTAGCCATTGCGCACGGGGCGCATTTGATCATCTATCCCGAGGGCCGAGTCAGTCTGGATCCCGGTTTGTGGCCCGAACGCGGCAAGACCGGCCTCGCCCGTATTGCACTTGCCCATCGGATCCCGGTCATTCCGGTGTCCCAATGGGGCGCGCATGAGGTCGTGAAATACGAAGACAACAAGGCAATGCTGCGGTCCGGATTGTCGTCGGTATGGCGACAGCCGAAACTCAGGGTTCACTTCGGTCAACCAGTCAGTCTCGACGACCTGCGGGCAGACCGCCGGGGAGACGCCGTCAAGGCGCGGGACCGTATCGCGGCCGCGATTACCCGCAACCTGAGACCGTTACGAGCCACCGAACTTCGCGCGCCCAGGTACGTCGACGAGACGCGCCCGCTCAGCGAACGGCGTGTCGCGGCGTTCCCGGGTGGCGTCGTACCCGACGACATCCCTTAG
- a CDS encoding thymidine kinase, producing MSENPSALSSVPAAGARRGLPASAQLRYFYGPMDCGKSTLALQIDHNHARQGRHGLLLTQNDRSAAPVISSRMGMGRPAIDVTDQMDVRRVVRDLWAQGQRVDYIIVDEAQFLQVCQIDQLAELVDGSDVDVYAFGLITDFRSQLFPGSKRLLELADEVTRLQVEVLCWCGRLGAFNGRVVGRILVKEGAQVMVADTAPGEAWDVNGVRQDDDVRYQVLCRRHWRAGDLGPGSAAQDVLPMSPS from the coding sequence ATGTCCGAGAACCCCTCCGCACTGTCTTCTGTGCCGGCCGCAGGCGCCCGCCGTGGCCTGCCGGCGTCGGCCCAGTTGCGCTACTTCTACGGACCGATGGACTGCGGCAAATCGACGCTCGCCTTACAGATCGACCACAATCACGCGCGCCAGGGCCGACACGGCCTGTTGCTCACTCAGAACGACCGCTCAGCCGCTCCCGTCATCTCTAGCCGGATGGGTATGGGCAGGCCGGCGATCGATGTCACAGACCAAATGGACGTAAGAAGAGTTGTCCGCGACCTCTGGGCGCAGGGCCAACGAGTGGACTACATCATCGTTGATGAGGCCCAGTTTCTACAGGTATGCCAGATCGATCAGCTCGCCGAACTCGTCGATGGTTCTGACGTGGATGTCTACGCGTTTGGTTTGATCACCGACTTTCGCAGCCAACTGTTTCCCGGGTCGAAACGGCTGCTCGAACTCGCTGATGAGGTAACCAGACTCCAGGTCGAGGTGTTGTGCTGGTGCGGTCGACTGGGTGCCTTCAACGGCCGCGTAGTCGGCCGGATCCTTGTAAAAGAGGGCGCCCAGGTGATGGTTGCGGACACGGCCCCGGGCGAAGCGTGGGACGTGAACGGCGTACGGCAAGACGACGACGTGCGTTATCAGGTGCTGTGCCGCCGACACTGGCGCGCGGGTGATCTTGGTCCTGGTTCGGCTGCACAGGACGTACTGCCCATGTCGCCGAGTTGA